The following proteins come from a genomic window of Corynebacterium sp. P4-C1:
- a CDS encoding DHA2 family efflux MFS transporter permease subunit → MTQDDSAAAKAAEHDSHGSPWPALWSMMVGFFMILVDSTIVSVAIPAIAESLEASYNDVIWVNSAYLLAYAVPLLITGRLGDRFGPRRMYLLGLAVFTASSLACGVAGSVGILIAARAFQGLGGAMLTPQTMSVMIRTFSPAQRGSAMGVWGAVAGVATVVGPLLGGVLLDLGGWEWIFIVNVPFGIIGLFVAWKNVPVLELTARRLDWLGVALSAVGMFCLIFGIQEGSNFDWDARSIALIIGGLVFIAAFVGWQSRTSRDALVPLSLFADRNFALASAAITTVGFAVSTFAIPWMIYVQRVQEFTPTQAALLILPSGLVSGALSGFVGKLTNTHDPKPFAIAGLAVTSLSIFASAFITDPQISPYWMLFISLFYGLGNSLIWGPLSMIATRNLDPSLAGAGSSVYNTVRQVGAVIGSAAVAAAMSSQLSQRLGDGGGGEGGHSETGPLPEFLHAPFAEAMSVSLLLPAGVLVIGVAVAAMFAKTRTWSDN, encoded by the coding sequence ATGACGCAGGACGACAGTGCCGCTGCGAAAGCCGCCGAGCACGACAGTCACGGCTCACCGTGGCCCGCTCTCTGGTCGATGATGGTCGGCTTCTTCATGATTCTGGTGGATTCCACCATCGTTTCCGTCGCGATCCCGGCGATCGCGGAAAGCCTCGAAGCCAGCTACAACGACGTGATCTGGGTCAACAGCGCCTACCTTCTGGCCTATGCCGTTCCGCTACTGATCACGGGCCGCCTGGGTGACAGGTTCGGCCCCCGGCGGATGTATCTTCTTGGCCTGGCGGTGTTCACCGCCTCCTCCTTGGCCTGCGGTGTCGCGGGTTCGGTGGGCATACTCATCGCCGCGCGCGCTTTCCAGGGCCTCGGCGGCGCAATGCTGACACCGCAGACCATGTCGGTGATGATCCGCACCTTCTCACCTGCCCAGCGCGGCAGCGCCATGGGTGTGTGGGGCGCGGTGGCCGGTGTGGCGACAGTCGTTGGGCCACTGCTCGGCGGTGTTCTCCTCGACCTCGGCGGGTGGGAGTGGATCTTCATCGTCAACGTTCCCTTCGGCATCATCGGACTGTTTGTGGCGTGGAAGAATGTTCCGGTCCTTGAACTCACCGCACGCCGGCTCGACTGGCTCGGGGTGGCTCTGTCCGCTGTGGGCATGTTCTGCCTCATCTTCGGTATCCAGGAAGGATCCAACTTCGACTGGGATGCCCGCTCGATCGCCCTGATCATCGGCGGCCTCGTCTTCATCGCGGCTTTCGTCGGCTGGCAGTCGCGCACGTCCCGCGATGCGCTCGTCCCCCTATCCCTGTTCGCGGACCGGAACTTCGCGCTCGCCTCGGCGGCGATCACCACCGTCGGTTTCGCAGTGTCCACTTTCGCCATTCCGTGGATGATCTATGTCCAGCGCGTGCAGGAATTCACACCCACGCAGGCCGCACTACTCATCCTGCCCTCGGGGCTGGTGTCGGGAGCACTGTCCGGGTTCGTCGGCAAGCTGACCAACACCCACGACCCGAAGCCTTTCGCTATTGCGGGTTTGGCGGTGACGTCGTTGAGCATCTTCGCCTCGGCTTTCATCACGGACCCGCAGATCAGCCCCTATTGGATGCTGTTCATCAGCCTCTTCTACGGCCTCGGCAACTCACTGATCTGGGGGCCACTGTCGATGATCGCCACGCGCAACCTCGATCCGTCGCTCGCTGGCGCGGGCTCGAGCGTGTACAACACGGTGCGGCAGGTGGGAGCTGTGATCGGCTCTGCCGCTGTGGCTGCGGCGATGTCCTCCCAGCTGTCGCAGCGCCTCGGCGACGGAGGCGGTGGCGAGGGCGGACACTCCGAAACCGGTCCATTGCCCGAATTCCTCCACGCGCCGTTCGCCGAAGCCATGAGCGTGTCTCTTCTGCTTCCGGCTGGTGTGCTTGTGATCGGCGTCGCTGTGGCAGCTATGTTCGCGAAGACGCGCACATGGAGCGATAACTAG
- a CDS encoding bifunctional UDP-sugar hydrolase/5'-nucleotidase, with the protein MRNRVLCATITALSVSAASVSPVIAPSASADETTAKISISNITDFHGRFAYNEDSRKPEASVPGAERLKCAIDKEGESFGDAHILTSSGDNIGASPFEAMLLDDAPTIDVLNEMGLKVSAVGNHEFDKGAADLSDRVIPDAEFPYLAANAESVKGTKPYHVEELDGVKVAFVGTVTDDMPNLVSPDGIKGITWNNPVETTNKLAKQIKDNKEADVVVALVHAGDITPDKFDKAVDIAFLGHTHTYINADGRTTPVVLQAGQYSQGFANVDLSVDRATKKVTVDEAKIVDNATVLGCTDKTYPEIQTIVDAAKAEAAEAGKTVVATTTSDFARGADEGADSGSNRGVESSLNNLLADAARWSVNANSNTTADIGVMNAGGVRDDLPAGDITYQQAFSVQPFGNENTYITLKGKDFKEALEQQWKPGGDRPVLSLGLSNNVSYTYDPDAEQGNHILSVTVDGKPLEAEKDYVVAGSTFLLGGGDKFDAFTKGSAPQNLGLVDVDAFIQYLKNNKDLKPRGQAGVGVKVEQPLKAGAENTIDLTSLIYTEGDPAKKVTVALEDAAGKEFATATSAIDPSFGEKGYGEAGKATVKLNVPADAPSDAVLRITTEKGTDVTQPVTTTGNAKDGGNASNGNSSSSSDGSSAKPILIGLGIAGLLAALAGAVAFLPQFAPVRDQINAVLKDFGIQI; encoded by the coding sequence ATGCGTAACCGCGTGCTGTGCGCCACGATCACAGCGCTGTCCGTCAGCGCCGCCAGCGTCTCCCCCGTCATCGCCCCGTCCGCATCTGCCGACGAGACGACCGCGAAGATCTCAATCTCGAACATCACCGACTTCCACGGCCGTTTCGCTTACAACGAGGATTCCCGCAAACCGGAGGCATCCGTCCCGGGCGCCGAGCGCTTGAAGTGCGCCATCGACAAGGAAGGCGAATCCTTCGGTGACGCGCACATTCTCACCTCCTCCGGCGACAACATCGGCGCATCCCCCTTCGAGGCAATGCTTCTCGACGACGCCCCGACCATCGACGTCCTCAACGAGATGGGCCTGAAGGTCTCCGCAGTGGGCAACCACGAATTCGACAAGGGCGCGGCCGATCTTTCCGACCGCGTCATTCCGGATGCTGAATTCCCTTACCTCGCAGCTAACGCGGAGTCTGTGAAGGGGACGAAGCCGTACCACGTCGAGGAGCTCGACGGCGTGAAGGTCGCGTTCGTCGGCACCGTCACCGACGACATGCCGAACCTGGTCAGCCCGGACGGCATCAAGGGCATCACCTGGAACAACCCGGTTGAGACCACCAACAAGCTGGCGAAGCAGATCAAGGACAACAAGGAAGCCGACGTCGTTGTCGCTCTCGTCCACGCCGGCGACATCACCCCGGACAAGTTCGACAAGGCCGTCGACATCGCGTTCCTCGGCCACACGCACACCTACATCAACGCGGACGGGCGCACGACTCCGGTTGTCCTCCAGGCCGGCCAGTATTCCCAGGGCTTCGCCAACGTCGACCTGAGCGTCGACCGCGCCACCAAGAAGGTCACCGTCGACGAGGCCAAGATCGTCGACAACGCCACCGTCCTGGGCTGCACCGACAAGACATACCCGGAGATTCAAACCATCGTGGATGCGGCCAAGGCAGAGGCAGCCGAGGCAGGCAAGACGGTCGTCGCAACGACCACCTCCGACTTCGCCCGCGGCGCCGACGAGGGCGCCGATTCCGGTTCCAACCGGGGCGTTGAGTCTTCCCTGAACAACCTCCTGGCTGACGCCGCACGCTGGAGCGTCAACGCGAACTCCAACACCACCGCCGACATCGGCGTGATGAACGCCGGTGGTGTCCGCGACGATCTCCCCGCCGGCGACATCACCTACCAGCAGGCCTTCTCCGTCCAGCCGTTCGGCAACGAGAACACCTACATCACGCTCAAGGGCAAGGACTTCAAGGAAGCCCTCGAGCAGCAGTGGAAGCCGGGCGGTGACCGTCCAGTGCTGTCCCTCGGCCTGTCGAACAACGTGTCCTACACCTACGACCCGGACGCTGAGCAGGGCAACCACATCCTGTCCGTCACCGTTGACGGTAAGCCGTTGGAGGCAGAGAAGGACTACGTTGTCGCAGGTTCCACCTTCCTGCTCGGCGGCGGCGACAAGTTCGATGCCTTCACGAAGGGCTCCGCGCCGCAGAACCTCGGTCTCGTCGACGTCGACGCGTTCATCCAGTACCTGAAAAACAACAAGGACCTCAAGCCGCGCGGCCAGGCTGGTGTGGGCGTCAAGGTCGAGCAGCCGCTGAAGGCGGGTGCCGAGAACACCATCGACCTGACCTCCCTGATCTACACCGAAGGCGACCCTGCCAAGAAGGTCACCGTCGCGCTCGAGGATGCCGCAGGCAAGGAGTTCGCCACCGCCACCTCCGCCATCGACCCGTCGTTCGGCGAGAAGGGCTATGGCGAAGCCGGTAAGGCGACCGTCAAGCTCAATGTCCCTGCTGACGCACCGAGCGATGCGGTCCTGCGCATCACCACGGAGAAGGGCACCGACGTCACCCAGCCGGTGACGACCACTGGCAACGCCAAGGACGGCGGCAACGCATCCAACGGCAACAGCTCCTCCAGCTCCGACGGCTCCAGCGCCAAGCCGATCCTGATCGGCCTGGGCATCGCTGGCCTGCTGGCCGCTCTCGCCGGCGCCGTCGCCTTCCTGCCGCAGTTCGCGCCAGTCCGCGACCAGATCAACGCAGTGCTGAAGGACTTCGGCATCCAGATCTAG
- a CDS encoding ABC transporter permease has product MGQLKDGGDRAVDGINQLDDGAHELHDGTGQLVDGTGELNDGVGELRDGSVRLQDGAQQLNDGLYQLEDGTDQLADGARQIDEGVNKLTDMLIPLLENVQGGVGQLKPIVDTLRQFGLHAEADKLDGIVSQLDPENKDNVVNDLNRLRDGTGEVYANLSDPELPYRNGLNRLIDGSDQLVDGTDQLADGTSRLQDGANRLNDGANELHDGTSRLTDGTSQLVDGGGQLSDGINKLKDGSEELSTKLGEGADRAPTVKNMDKSTEQIAVPIIFDEANLHPTQVEVDPENPTKKEPSSGFSILALIVINFLLMAVVSILLPHAIGRRQKASGAAGPVMSAWLRMFGINVALSALLGFVSITLGWRPENWFVIGAAILLIDIAGTSIFQFFRILFGRVIGAMFNIGFFALGLFVSGAVWPLSTLPAPLAFMNPLHPMSHARNLFVRSVDGIYDSTFWIGLTVLLVFSVAAVGMSILIYDARRRSLFIDDPNENDHEREKYEREVHEGEEPLQSVFSR; this is encoded by the coding sequence GTGGGGCAGCTCAAAGACGGCGGCGATCGCGCGGTCGACGGCATCAACCAGCTCGATGACGGTGCGCACGAGCTGCACGACGGCACAGGCCAGCTCGTCGACGGCACCGGCGAGCTCAACGACGGTGTCGGCGAGCTCCGCGACGGGTCCGTGCGCCTGCAAGACGGTGCCCAGCAGCTCAACGACGGCCTCTACCAGCTCGAGGACGGCACTGACCAGCTCGCGGATGGTGCCCGACAGATTGACGAGGGCGTCAACAAGCTAACAGACATGCTGATCCCGCTGCTGGAGAATGTGCAGGGTGGTGTGGGCCAGCTCAAACCGATCGTGGACACGTTGCGCCAATTCGGCCTGCACGCGGAGGCGGACAAGCTCGACGGCATCGTCAGCCAGCTCGACCCGGAGAACAAGGACAACGTTGTCAACGATCTCAACCGGCTGCGCGACGGTACGGGCGAGGTCTACGCGAACCTCTCCGACCCGGAGCTGCCCTACCGCAACGGCCTGAACCGCCTGATCGACGGTTCTGACCAGCTCGTCGACGGCACCGACCAGCTCGCCGACGGCACGTCTCGCCTCCAGGATGGCGCCAACCGCCTCAACGACGGCGCGAACGAGCTGCACGACGGCACCAGCCGCTTGACCGACGGCACAAGCCAGCTTGTCGACGGCGGCGGGCAGCTCTCCGACGGCATCAACAAGCTCAAGGACGGTTCCGAGGAGTTGTCCACCAAGCTCGGTGAAGGTGCTGACCGCGCGCCGACGGTGAAGAACATGGATAAGTCCACCGAGCAGATTGCGGTGCCGATCATCTTCGACGAGGCCAACCTCCACCCGACGCAGGTTGAGGTCGATCCGGAGAACCCGACGAAGAAGGAGCCGTCGAGCGGCTTCTCCATCCTCGCCCTGATCGTGATCAACTTCCTGCTCATGGCAGTTGTGTCCATCCTTCTGCCGCACGCGATCGGTCGCCGCCAGAAGGCATCCGGTGCCGCCGGCCCGGTGATGAGCGCCTGGCTGCGCATGTTCGGTATCAACGTGGCGCTGAGCGCCCTGCTCGGGTTCGTGTCCATCACCCTTGGCTGGCGTCCGGAAAACTGGTTCGTGATCGGCGCCGCAATACTGCTCATCGACATCGCCGGAACATCGATCTTTCAGTTCTTCCGGATCCTGTTTGGCCGCGTGATCGGCGCGATGTTCAACATCGGATTCTTCGCGCTGGGCCTGTTCGTCTCCGGTGCAGTCTGGCCGCTGTCCACGCTGCCCGCACCGCTGGCATTCATGAACCCGCTGCACCCGATGAGCCATGCGCGAAACTTGTTTGTCCGCTCCGTCGACGGTATCTACGACAGCACGTTCTGGATCGGCCTCACGGTCCTGCTGGTGTTCAGCGTCGCCGCTGTGGGCATGTCCATCCTCATCTACGACGCGCGCCGCAGGTCGCTGTTCATCGATGATCCGAACGAGAACGACCACGAGCGCGAGAAATACGAACGTGAAGTCCATGAGGGCGAGGAGCCACTGCAGTCGGTGTTCTCCCGCTAG
- a CDS encoding SDR family oxidoreductase, giving the protein MWNPFAKPFHEDTNETPYVKPADFAADAASRPAAFITGGASGIGKATAQRLLNLGWTVGVYDVQEVAWGTSEIPEGQLITGHLDVTDRDGWDAALAEFTSQTGGRLDFLFNNAGIIIDGLLVDQDPEKIRALVDINCLGVTFGAQAAHPYLKATKGAVLINMSSASAIFGQPEISTYSATKFYVNGITEALSVEWRNDDIRVHDLMPLWAATQVANVKAQSVKTMGVNLTPGDVADEAVRVLTKNAPWGKWVPHYAVSLTDRLLKWLRKPFPDPIAQLLMRFVATW; this is encoded by the coding sequence ATGTGGAATCCATTTGCGAAACCGTTTCATGAAGACACCAACGAGACCCCCTATGTGAAGCCCGCAGACTTCGCCGCCGACGCCGCTTCCCGTCCCGCCGCATTCATCACCGGCGGGGCCAGCGGCATCGGCAAAGCCACCGCGCAGCGCCTGCTCAACCTCGGCTGGACCGTCGGCGTATACGACGTCCAGGAGGTCGCCTGGGGCACCAGCGAGATCCCCGAGGGGCAGCTGATCACCGGGCACCTCGACGTCACCGACCGCGACGGCTGGGACGCAGCCTTGGCGGAATTCACCTCTCAGACCGGCGGCCGCCTCGACTTCTTGTTCAACAACGCCGGCATCATCATCGACGGGCTGCTCGTCGACCAGGATCCGGAGAAGATCCGCGCGCTCGTCGACATTAACTGCCTCGGCGTCACCTTCGGTGCGCAAGCGGCGCACCCCTACCTGAAAGCCACGAAGGGCGCGGTGCTGATCAACATGAGCTCCGCCTCTGCCATCTTCGGCCAGCCGGAAATCTCCACCTACTCCGCAACGAAGTTCTACGTCAACGGCATCACCGAAGCGCTCAGCGTCGAATGGCGTAACGACGACATCCGCGTCCACGACCTCATGCCCCTCTGGGCCGCCACCCAGGTGGCCAACGTGAAGGCGCAGTCGGTGAAGACGATGGGAGTGAACCTCACCCCTGGCGACGTCGCCGATGAAGCCGTCCGCGTCCTGACCAAGAACGCTCCGTGGGGCAAGTGGGTCCCCCACTACGCCGTCAGTCTCACCGACCGCCTGCTCAAGTGGCTGCGCAAACCCTTCCCCGACCCCATCGCGCAGCTGCTCATGCGTTTCGTCGCCACCTGGTAG